One Setaria viridis chromosome 3, Setaria_viridis_v4.0, whole genome shotgun sequence DNA window includes the following coding sequences:
- the LOC117849147 gene encoding protein SRC2, which yields MACRTLELTLVSARDLRSVNLVSKMEIYAVAYLAGDPRSRQRVPTDRAGGRDPTWNQTVLITVPASGAGCGVVRVLLRTERALGGDRDVGEVLIPLPDVLAGAGDGPTEATAACFPVRRIGSRKPQGVLNVSYKLGGVVHPDLVARIEGAQPVQAGDPASPMMAYLAAAAKVYSAAARPPQCLPSTPYPVAPMGASMRSRS from the coding sequence ATGGCATGCAGGACGCTGGAGCTGACGCTGGTCTCGGCGCGGGACCTCCGCTCCGTCAACCTCGTCTCCAAGATGGAGATCTACGCAGTGGCCTACCTCGCCGGTGACCCGCGCTCGAGGCAGCGCGTCCCCACcgaccgcgccggcggccgcgaccCCACCTGGAACCAGACCGTCCTCATCACCGTCCCGGCGTCTGGCGCCGGTTGCGGCGTGGTCCGCGTCTTGCTGCGCACGGAGCGCGCCCTCGGTGGCGACCGCGACGTCGGCGAGGTGCTCATCCCGCTCCCCGacgtgctcgccggcgccggggacgggCCCACGGAGGCCACGGCGGCGTGCTTCCCGGTGCGCAGGATCGGCTCCCGCAAGCCCCAGGGCGTGCTGAACGTCTCCTACAAGCTCGGCGGGGTCGTTCACCCGGACCTCGTCGCACGGATCGAGGGAGCCCAGCCGGTGCAGGCGGGCGACCCGGCGAGTCCGATGATGGCGTACTTGGCGGCCGCCGCGAAGGTGTACTCTGCTGCGGCGCGGCCGCCACAGTGCTTGCCTTCTACACCGTACCCGGTGGCGCCTATGGGCGCGAGCATGCGGAGCAGAAGCTAG